Proteins from a single region of Polynucleobacter sp. KF022:
- a CDS encoding integration host factor subunit alpha: protein MTELISNDTVTKNELSEALFDQVGLNKREAKDMIDAFFDRIGQSLETGVEVKISGFGNFQLRNKSARPGRNPKTGQMIPIAARRVVTFHASQKLKDVVESHARENRV, encoded by the coding sequence ATGACCGAATTGATTTCTAACGATACCGTTACTAAAAATGAGCTATCAGAGGCTCTCTTTGATCAGGTTGGATTGAATAAGCGTGAAGCGAAAGACATGATTGATGCTTTCTTTGATCGCATTGGCCAATCTCTTGAGACCGGCGTAGAAGTAAAGATTTCTGGTTTTGGTAATTTCCAGTTGCGCAATAAATCGGCTCGTCCTGGCCGAAATCCAAAGACAGGTCAAATGATTCCGATTGCTGCTAGACGTGTAGTTACTTTTCACGCTAGTCAAAAGCTTAAAGATGTAGTGGAGTCACATGCTCGAGAAAACCGAGTTTGA
- a CDS encoding 2-oxoglutarate dehydrogenase E1 component, with translation MMQDQRDNSYLFGGNAPYVEELYESYLHDPASVADHWRDYFDNVKQVPAVDGSSRTDIAHGPIVASFAERAKQGPIRTISDSADSEMGRKRVAVQQLIAAYRNVGNRWANLDPLKRTERQDIPELDPAFYGFTDGDMDIVFNTSNTFFGKNEMSLRDLLQALRETYCGTIGVEFMFIADQKIKKWWQEKLESIRSTPQFNVDEKRQILDRVTAAEGLERYLQAKYVGQKRFSLEGGESFIACMDELIRDAGNKGVQEIVIGMAHRGRLNVLVNTLGKMPKDLFAEFEHKGPETLPAGDVKYHQGFSSDISTPGGPVHLSLAFNPSHLEIVNPVVEGSARARMERRGDMLGDQVMPVLVHGDAAIAGQGVMQETLAMSEVRGYSTGGTVHIVINNQIGFTTSDPRDLRSSLYCTDVMKIVDAPVLHVNGDDPEAVVLATKLAVEFRMKFHKDVAIDIICFRKLGHNEQDTPAMTQPLMYKIIAAHPGTRKLYADKLETQGVLPVGTGDLMVKEYRAAMDEGKQTSDPVLSNFKGKFAVDWSPFLNKKWTDEADTAIPLTEWKRLAEKISTIPEGFKAHPLVAKVYNDRAAMGRGEANIDWGMGEHMAFASLVASGYPVRLSGEDSGRGTFTHRHAVLHEQNREKWDTGTYIALQHVTKDQAPFVVIDSILSEEAVLGFEYGYAAAEPNTLTIWEAQFGDFANGAQVVIDQFIASGEVKWGRANGLVMMLPHGYEGQGPEHSSARLERFMQLCADTNMQVIQPTTAAQIFHVLRRQMIRQFRKPLILMTPKSLLRNKEAASPLSEFTKGGFQTVIGERDESIDAKQVTRLVMCSGKVYYDLVKQRAEKKIGDVAIIRLEQLYPFPHKAVTTELKKYPKLEEVVWCQDEPQNQGAWFFVQHNILENMSDGMKLGYAGRPASASPACGYAHLHQEQQKSLLNAAFAKLKGYVITK, from the coding sequence ATGATGCAGGATCAAAGAGATAATTCCTATCTCTTCGGCGGAAACGCCCCCTACGTAGAGGAACTCTACGAATCTTACTTGCACGATCCAGCTTCCGTAGCTGATCATTGGCGAGATTATTTCGATAACGTGAAACAGGTTCCAGCAGTTGATGGTTCATCTCGAACTGACATTGCACACGGACCGATTGTTGCTTCATTTGCTGAGCGCGCTAAGCAAGGTCCAATCAGAACGATTTCTGATTCGGCTGACTCAGAGATGGGCCGCAAACGCGTTGCTGTTCAGCAGTTAATTGCCGCGTATCGTAACGTCGGTAATCGCTGGGCAAACTTAGATCCATTGAAGCGGACAGAGCGCCAGGATATTCCTGAGTTAGATCCCGCTTTCTATGGCTTTACTGATGGCGATATGGACATCGTCTTCAATACAAGCAATACATTCTTCGGCAAGAACGAAATGTCTCTGCGCGATTTGCTCCAGGCATTGCGCGAAACCTATTGCGGCACGATTGGTGTCGAGTTCATGTTTATTGCCGATCAAAAAATTAAGAAGTGGTGGCAAGAGAAGTTGGAGTCCATTCGCTCAACCCCACAATTTAATGTGGATGAAAAGCGTCAGATCTTGGATCGTGTGACTGCTGCTGAAGGTCTTGAGCGTTACCTCCAGGCAAAGTATGTAGGTCAAAAGCGTTTCTCCCTTGAGGGTGGTGAGAGCTTTATTGCCTGTATGGACGAGTTGATTCGTGATGCGGGTAACAAAGGTGTTCAAGAGATCGTCATTGGTATGGCCCACCGTGGTCGTCTCAACGTATTGGTAAACACCTTAGGCAAAATGCCTAAAGACTTATTTGCTGAGTTTGAGCATAAGGGCCCAGAAACATTACCTGCCGGTGACGTTAAATATCACCAAGGTTTCTCAAGCGATATTTCGACTCCTGGCGGTCCGGTTCACTTGTCATTGGCATTTAATCCATCCCATTTGGAAATCGTTAACCCAGTAGTTGAAGGTTCTGCGCGTGCTCGTATGGAGCGTCGTGGCGATATGTTGGGCGATCAAGTTATGCCAGTATTGGTCCACGGTGACGCTGCGATTGCAGGTCAGGGTGTAATGCAAGAAACTTTAGCGATGTCTGAGGTTCGTGGTTACTCTACCGGTGGCACAGTCCACATCGTGATTAATAACCAAATTGGTTTCACAACTTCTGATCCGCGTGACTTGCGTTCTAGCTTGTACTGTACGGACGTCATGAAGATTGTTGATGCTCCTGTATTGCACGTGAATGGTGATGATCCTGAAGCGGTAGTCTTGGCAACCAAGCTGGCTGTTGAGTTCCGCATGAAGTTCCATAAAGACGTGGCGATTGACATTATCTGCTTCCGTAAGCTTGGCCATAACGAGCAAGATACGCCTGCAATGACTCAGCCATTGATGTACAAAATCATTGCAGCACACCCTGGCACCCGTAAGCTCTATGCTGACAAGTTAGAAACTCAAGGTGTATTGCCGGTTGGTACTGGTGACCTGATGGTTAAAGAGTATCGCGCTGCAATGGATGAGGGTAAGCAAACGTCCGATCCAGTATTGAGTAACTTCAAAGGCAAGTTTGCCGTGGATTGGTCTCCATTCTTGAATAAGAAGTGGACTGATGAAGCTGATACAGCGATTCCATTGACAGAGTGGAAGCGTTTGGCTGAAAAGATCTCCACTATTCCAGAGGGCTTTAAAGCGCATCCATTGGTTGCCAAGGTTTATAACGACCGTGCTGCAATGGGACGTGGTGAAGCGAATATTGACTGGGGTATGGGTGAGCACATGGCTTTCGCATCCCTAGTTGCAAGTGGCTATCCAGTTCGTTTATCTGGTGAAGATAGTGGACGCGGTACCTTTACCCACCGTCACGCGGTATTGCATGAGCAAAACCGTGAGAAATGGGATACCGGCACCTATATCGCACTTCAGCACGTTACTAAAGATCAGGCCCCATTTGTGGTGATTGACTCGATTCTGTCTGAAGAGGCTGTACTTGGATTTGAATACGGTTACGCTGCAGCAGAGCCAAACACTTTAACTATTTGGGAGGCCCAGTTCGGTGACTTCGCAAACGGTGCTCAAGTGGTTATCGACCAGTTCATCGCCTCTGGCGAAGTGAAGTGGGGTCGTGCTAATGGCTTGGTAATGATGTTGCCGCACGGTTATGAAGGTCAAGGACCTGAGCATTCCTCAGCACGTCTTGAGCGTTTCATGCAGTTGTGTGCTGATACCAATATGCAAGTCATTCAGCCGACTACTGCAGCGCAAATCTTCCATGTATTACGTCGTCAAATGATTCGTCAGTTCCGCAAGCCGCTGATCTTGATGACTCCAAAATCATTACTGCGTAATAAAGAAGCTGCATCACCTTTGTCTGAATTCACAAAAGGTGGCTTCCAAACTGTGATTGGTGAGCGTGATGAATCTATCGACGCTAAGCAGGTTACCCGTTTGGTAATGTGTTCTGGCAAGGTCTATTACGACTTGGTGAAGCAACGCGCCGAGAAGAAGATTGGCGATGTTGCCATTATTCGCTTGGAGCAGTTGTATCCATTCCCGCACAAAGCAGTGACTACTGAATTGAAGAAGTATCCAAAGCTAGAAGAGGTTGTATGGTGTCAGGACGAGCCACAAAACCAAGGCGCTTGGTTCTTTGTGCAACACAATATCTTGGAAAACATGTCTGATGGCATGAAGTTGGGCTATGCAGGCCGTCCTGCATCAGCATCACCAGCTTGTGGTTATGCCCATCTCCACCAAGAACAGCAGAAGTCTTTACTGAATGCGGCATTTGCCAAACTCAAAGGTTACGTGATTACGAAATAA
- a CDS encoding MerR family transcriptional regulator: MLEKTEFDASSALLSSQLPPIPAKRYFTIGEVADLCGVRSHVLRYWEQEFSQLSPQKRRGNRRYYQHHEVVLIRKIRSLLYEEGFTISGARNRLEEARGDLRLREELQAVLQILSK, encoded by the coding sequence ATGCTCGAGAAAACCGAGTTTGATGCCAGCTCAGCGCTGCTGAGCTCTCAACTTCCCCCGATACCAGCTAAGCGTTATTTCACTATTGGTGAAGTGGCAGATCTTTGTGGTGTTCGTTCTCACGTATTGCGCTATTGGGAGCAAGAGTTTTCCCAATTAAGTCCGCAAAAACGACGTGGTAACCGTCGCTATTACCAGCACCATGAGGTAGTACTCATCAGAAAAATTCGCTCACTTTTATACGAAGAGGGCTTTACGATTAGTGGTGCACGCAATCGCCTTGAAGAGGCTCGCGGCGACCTCCGTCTACGTGAAGAATTGCAAGCTGTTCTGCAAATTCTCTCTAAATAG
- the infC gene encoding translation initiation factor IF-3 codes for MATEKLQRINREITAPEVRLIGIDGEPIGVVKLSEALAAAEEKETDLVEIAPTAVPPVVRIMDFGKFKYQEAKRMHEAKLKQKVIQVKEVKFRPGTDDGDYGVKLRNLIRFLEDGDKTKITLRFRGREMAHQEIGVRMLERLKLDLVEYGQVEQFPKMEGRQMVMVLAPIRKAK; via the coding sequence ATCGCTACTGAAAAATTGCAACGCATTAACCGGGAAATAACTGCTCCCGAAGTGCGTTTGATTGGAATCGATGGTGAACCCATCGGTGTAGTTAAGTTGAGTGAAGCCTTGGCTGCAGCAGAAGAGAAAGAAACCGATTTGGTTGAAATTGCTCCGACGGCTGTTCCACCTGTAGTCCGCATCATGGACTTCGGCAAATTCAAATACCAAGAAGCCAAGCGGATGCATGAAGCAAAGCTGAAGCAAAAAGTCATTCAGGTGAAGGAAGTGAAATTCCGCCCTGGTACTGATGATGGTGACTACGGTGTGAAGCTACGCAATCTAATCCGCTTTTTAGAAGATGGCGATAAGACAAAGATTACGCTGCGGTTTCGGGGTCGTGAGATGGCCCACCAAGAAATCGGAGTCAGAATGTTGGAGCGTTTGAAGTTGGATCTCGTTGAATACGGCCAAGTCGAACAGTTTCCAAAGATGGAAGGCCGCCAGATGGTGATGGTGTTGGCCCCCATTCGTAAGGCTAAGTAA
- a CDS encoding PaaI family thioesterase, whose translation MTSTDKSIEYFGLKIPFLAHLGVVPEYAKDGKSRISLEIRPEYENSFGIAHGGVIMTLLDFAMGAAARSTTDVPLGAMTIDMTVSFLRPSVGKIAVEGTILKPGKTINYCEAIVLNEAGEITAKSSGTFMLRKSS comes from the coding sequence ATGACAAGCACTGATAAATCTATTGAGTATTTTGGCCTCAAGATTCCTTTTTTAGCTCACTTGGGCGTAGTGCCAGAGTATGCAAAAGACGGCAAATCACGGATTAGCCTAGAAATTAGACCTGAGTATGAGAATAGTTTTGGTATCGCTCATGGCGGCGTGATCATGACTTTGCTCGATTTTGCGATGGGTGCTGCAGCCAGAAGTACGACCGACGTGCCTTTGGGTGCCATGACCATTGATATGACCGTTAGCTTCTTACGTCCCAGCGTTGGCAAAATCGCCGTTGAGGGCACCATATTGAAACCAGGCAAAACCATTAATTACTGTGAAGCGATTGTCTTAAATGAGGCTGGGGAGATTACGGCCAAATCTAGCGGTACTTTCATGTTGAGAAAATCAAGCTGA
- the rplT gene encoding 50S ribosomal protein L20: MPRVKRGVTARARHKKITDAATGYRGRRKNVFRIAKQAVMRAGQYAYRDRRNKKRVFRALWIARINAAVRQHDMTYSVFMNGMKKAAIELDRKVLSDMAIADKAAFAALVTRIKSVVNAAA; the protein is encoded by the coding sequence ATGCCAAGAGTCAAACGTGGGGTTACAGCAAGAGCCCGTCATAAGAAAATCACCGATGCCGCTACAGGTTACCGTGGCCGTCGTAAGAACGTATTCCGTATTGCTAAGCAAGCGGTTATGCGTGCTGGTCAATATGCATACCGTGACCGTCGCAATAAGAAACGTGTATTCCGCGCTTTGTGGATTGCTCGTATCAACGCGGCAGTTCGTCAGCATGACATGACCTATAGCGTATTCATGAATGGTATGAAGAAAGCTGCGATCGAACTCGACCGTAAAGTGCTTTCTGATATGGCCATTGCTGACAAAGCGGCTTTCGCTGCTTTGGTTACTCGGATCAAATCCGTAGTAAACGCTGCAGCTTAA
- the pheT gene encoding phenylalanine--tRNA ligase subunit beta, with translation MQFSESWLRQYVNPSLDSNALGHAMTMAGLEVEEQHSVAPAFTKIVVAQILSAEQHPDADRLRVCKVDAGTGQELQIVCGAPNARAGIKIPCALVGAELPPAESGGKPFLIKVGKLRGVESQGMLCSGRELGLGDDHEGILELSTDAPVGQDIRQYLNLDDQIFVIKLTPNKADCLSLMGMAREVSAITGAALCAPKWTPPAVTIQDKRKVTVENKELCGRFAGRVIRGVNPQAKTPDWMVQRLCNAGQRSISALVDLSNYVMLEMGQPTHLFDIDKLNGDITVRWAKSGETLELLNGQTVTLQGPDSAGKIQDAGVVADQSGPVALAGIMGGNHCAVSDDTKNIYVEAAYWLPSAIQGRARRFNFSTDAAHRFERGVDPQHTVNCLEYLSALIIEVCGGQAGPVDDQVLNVPERKPVKMRLARAEKVIGIPLTSEVVADVFKRLGFEFKQEGDAFVVTPPSYRFDIEIEEDLIEEVARMYGFENIPDKPPVASLKMSAQAEAKRGIHLLRQRFALQGYQEAVNFGFTDLESEQRLAGAKEEDLIKVLNPIANQYGVMRSNLWGGLLSSLKSNLNRGAGRARLFETGRVFKRDANVQEEAGKVAGFHQPQKIGGLAYGSFVPEQWANATRTVDFFDVKGDLERALDPLHFVTEAAQHPALHPGRSAQVILKAGKNNIAIGWIGELHPGLQQSYELPQAPVLFELDLEPIRELGLPVPEELSKFPAVQRDLALVVKQSVSAQSLLDVMAASKQNFVRNIELFDEFKPKAGSSSMADDEKSLAFRVTLLNPNETLQDPQIDAVMAALLAAVEKKCAARLR, from the coding sequence ATGCAATTTTCTGAATCTTGGCTTCGTCAGTATGTAAACCCATCGCTAGATAGTAATGCGCTTGGTCATGCCATGACTATGGCCGGCTTAGAGGTTGAAGAGCAGCATTCAGTAGCACCTGCTTTTACCAAGATCGTCGTTGCACAAATTCTCTCTGCAGAGCAGCATCCTGATGCAGACCGTTTGCGCGTTTGCAAAGTAGATGCCGGCACAGGCCAAGAATTGCAAATCGTTTGTGGCGCACCCAATGCGCGTGCTGGCATTAAGATTCCTTGCGCCCTGGTTGGTGCTGAATTGCCTCCAGCAGAATCAGGCGGCAAGCCTTTTCTTATTAAAGTGGGTAAATTGCGTGGCGTAGAAAGCCAAGGCATGCTGTGTTCTGGTCGTGAGCTCGGTTTGGGTGATGACCATGAAGGCATCTTAGAGTTGTCTACGGATGCTCCAGTTGGTCAAGATATTCGCCAATACCTCAATCTCGATGATCAAATCTTCGTTATCAAATTAACGCCAAACAAAGCCGATTGCCTCTCATTGATGGGGATGGCAAGAGAAGTTTCAGCAATTACTGGTGCCGCCCTCTGTGCGCCAAAGTGGACACCGCCGGCAGTAACCATTCAAGATAAGCGCAAAGTCACAGTAGAGAACAAAGAACTTTGTGGTCGCTTTGCAGGCCGTGTCATTCGTGGTGTGAATCCGCAAGCCAAAACACCTGATTGGATGGTTCAGCGTCTATGTAATGCCGGTCAAAGAAGTATTTCTGCTTTGGTAGATCTATCGAATTATGTGATGTTAGAGATGGGTCAGCCTACACACTTATTTGATATTGATAAATTGAATGGCGACATCACTGTGCGCTGGGCTAAATCAGGTGAGACACTCGAGCTTCTGAATGGCCAGACAGTGACTTTGCAGGGCCCAGATTCTGCTGGCAAGATACAAGATGCGGGCGTGGTTGCAGACCAATCCGGTCCAGTAGCGCTTGCAGGCATTATGGGTGGAAATCACTGCGCAGTATCCGATGACACCAAGAATATTTACGTTGAGGCCGCTTATTGGTTGCCTTCAGCGATCCAAGGTCGTGCCCGCCGCTTTAATTTCAGTACAGATGCAGCCCATCGCTTTGAGCGCGGTGTAGATCCGCAACATACGGTTAATTGCTTAGAGTATCTCAGCGCCTTAATTATTGAGGTTTGCGGTGGTCAAGCAGGTCCAGTGGATGATCAGGTTCTCAATGTTCCAGAGCGTAAGCCGGTCAAAATGCGTTTGGCTAGAGCGGAAAAAGTCATCGGCATTCCACTGACAAGCGAAGTAGTGGCTGATGTATTTAAGCGTCTCGGTTTTGAATTCAAGCAAGAGGGTGATGCGTTTGTTGTTACTCCTCCAAGCTATCGTTTCGATATTGAGATCGAAGAGGACTTAATTGAAGAAGTTGCACGTATGTACGGCTTCGAAAATATTCCCGATAAACCGCCAGTCGCCTCATTAAAGATGAGTGCTCAAGCGGAAGCGAAGCGCGGCATTCATTTGTTACGTCAGCGTTTTGCATTACAAGGGTATCAAGAGGCTGTAAACTTTGGTTTCACTGATCTTGAGAGCGAACAGCGTCTTGCAGGGGCTAAAGAGGAAGACCTGATTAAGGTGCTCAATCCAATCGCCAATCAATATGGCGTGATGCGTAGCAATCTGTGGGGTGGCTTGCTTTCCAGCCTGAAGTCCAATTTGAACCGCGGAGCAGGGCGTGCACGTCTATTTGAGACTGGTCGTGTATTTAAGCGTGATGCTAATGTTCAAGAAGAAGCTGGCAAAGTAGCTGGTTTTCATCAGCCGCAAAAAATTGGCGGCCTGGCTTATGGCTCATTTGTTCCAGAGCAATGGGCCAATGCAACGCGTACAGTTGATTTCTTCGATGTGAAGGGTGATCTTGAACGCGCCTTAGATCCGCTACATTTCGTGACAGAAGCAGCGCAGCATCCAGCATTACATCCTGGGCGCTCAGCGCAGGTGATTTTGAAAGCCGGCAAAAACAACATTGCAATTGGTTGGATAGGTGAATTGCATCCAGGCTTGCAACAGTCCTACGAACTTCCGCAAGCACCAGTGTTATTTGAATTGGACTTAGAGCCGATTCGTGAACTGGGATTACCGGTTCCTGAAGAATTAAGTAAATTCCCTGCAGTGCAACGAGATTTAGCATTGGTAGTGAAACAAAGTGTTTCTGCGCAATCTTTGCTGGATGTCATGGCTGCGAGTAAACAGAATTTTGTCCGCAATATTGAGCTCTTTGACGAGTTCAAGCCCAAGGCAGGTTCAAGTAGTATGGCAGACGATGAGAAAAGCTTAGCTTTCCGTGTCACCCTGTTAAATCCTAATGAAACATTGCAAGACCCCCAAATTGACGCAGTAATGGCTGCTTTATTGGCTGCCGTTGAGAAAAAATGTGCGGCTCGTCTGCGCTAG
- the pheS gene encoding phenylalanine--tRNA ligase subunit alpha, which yields MVSLDHIVEDAKRDFLGAADAAALEDAKAKYLGKSGVLTERLKALGGMSPEERKSAGAQINQIKTQVEAALQERRQALADAVLMQRLAAESIDVSLPGRGQAVGSLHPVMRTWERVEEIFRSIGFDVADGPEIETDWFNFTALNSPENHPARSMQDTFYIDGKDSNEKPLLLRTHTSPIQVRYASEHVQKYANADVMPPIKVIAPGRTYRVDSDATHSPMFHQVEGLWIAESVSFADLKGVYTDFLRTFFETNELQVRFRPSYFPFTEPSAEIDMAFGSGKLAGRWLEISGAGQVHPNVLRNMGIDPERYTGFAFGSGLERLTMLRYGVDDLRLFFENDLRFLAQFPA from the coding sequence ATGGTTTCTCTCGACCACATTGTCGAGGATGCTAAACGTGATTTCCTCGGGGCTGCCGATGCGGCAGCTCTAGAGGACGCGAAAGCCAAGTATCTCGGTAAGTCAGGTGTTCTCACTGAGCGTTTAAAAGCGCTTGGTGGAATGTCGCCTGAGGAGCGCAAGAGTGCTGGCGCCCAAATTAATCAAATCAAAACTCAAGTAGAAGCTGCGTTACAAGAGCGTCGCCAAGCTTTGGCTGATGCTGTGTTGATGCAACGTCTTGCGGCTGAGTCTATTGACGTTTCCTTGCCTGGCCGTGGCCAAGCAGTAGGTAGCTTGCATCCTGTGATGCGCACCTGGGAACGCGTTGAAGAGATCTTCCGCTCGATTGGTTTTGATGTAGCAGATGGCCCTGAAATTGAAACCGATTGGTTTAATTTCACTGCCCTGAATAGTCCCGAGAATCATCCTGCACGTTCAATGCAGGATACGTTTTATATCGACGGCAAAGATTCGAACGAGAAGCCTTTGTTGTTGCGCACACATACTAGCCCTATTCAGGTTCGTTATGCGAGTGAGCATGTTCAGAAATACGCTAACGCTGATGTGATGCCACCAATCAAAGTGATTGCACCAGGCAGAACTTATCGTGTTGATAGTGATGCAACCCATTCACCGATGTTCCATCAGGTTGAAGGCCTGTGGATTGCTGAGAGCGTCTCCTTTGCAGACCTCAAGGGCGTCTATACAGACTTCTTAAGAACCTTCTTTGAAACAAATGAATTGCAAGTGCGTTTCCGCCCATCGTATTTCCCATTCACTGAGCCATCAGCTGAGATTGATATGGCCTTTGGTAGCGGTAAGCTTGCTGGTCGTTGGTTAGAAATCTCTGGAGCAGGGCAAGTTCATCCGAATGTATTGCGCAATATGGGTATCGACCCAGAGCGTTATACCGGCTTTGCCTTTGGATCTGGATTAGAGCGCTTAACCATGTTGCGTTACGGCGTAGATGATCTTCGTCTGTTCTTTGAAAACGATCTGCGTTTCTTGGCGCAGTTCCCTGCATAA
- a CDS encoding H-NS histone family protein produces MPSYKELLAQREQLDKQIKEAIALEKADGIAKAKLIIEQYGLSASDLFSRKAGAKSAGGKVAPKYRNPSTGETWTGRGKAPKWIEGRDRSSYLI; encoded by the coding sequence ATGCCTTCTTATAAAGAGCTTTTAGCCCAACGCGAACAGTTGGATAAACAGATTAAAGAAGCAATTGCCCTAGAAAAGGCAGATGGTATTGCCAAAGCCAAGCTCATTATTGAGCAATATGGATTGAGCGCCTCAGACCTATTTAGCCGTAAAGCGGGCGCTAAGAGTGCTGGTGGCAAGGTTGCCCCTAAATACCGTAACCCGTCCACAGGCGAAACTTGGACCGGTCGCGGCAAAGCTCCTAAATGGATCGAGGGCAGGGATCGTAGTAGCTATTTAATCTAA
- a CDS encoding helix-turn-helix domain-containing protein, translated as MNSMTPETEYLSTRQSAKILQVSLGTVQKMVELGELIAWKTRGGHRRILASSLDQQLQRRKRAMRQKTTQNCVAMGIFRRSENGQELIDAIADWQLKVDMEMAVDSLEGLMKAVSIAPDLIFLDALIPPVEQVHLIHYLSKNKDTQRIPILVDEGFIKLHPGVVTLVDENSGGKPPLSESIKMELENGLIDMNPLIIGYPATNPEIEGSWAHGSRHELLEPLFVEALARKCA; from the coding sequence ATGAACTCAATGACCCCAGAAACTGAATACCTCAGCACCCGTCAAAGCGCCAAGATTTTGCAAGTTTCCTTGGGTACCGTTCAAAAAATGGTTGAATTAGGTGAGTTAATCGCCTGGAAGACTCGTGGCGGCCATCGACGCATATTGGCAAGCTCTCTAGATCAGCAGCTACAGCGAAGAAAAAGGGCTATGCGGCAAAAGACCACCCAGAACTGTGTTGCCATGGGAATCTTTAGAAGATCTGAAAATGGGCAAGAATTAATAGATGCCATTGCCGATTGGCAGCTCAAAGTGGATATGGAAATGGCAGTCGATAGCCTAGAGGGCCTGATGAAGGCTGTTTCAATAGCCCCCGATTTAATCTTTTTAGATGCCCTCATTCCGCCGGTAGAGCAAGTGCATTTGATCCATTATTTGAGTAAAAACAAGGACACACAGCGTATACCTATTCTAGTAGATGAAGGTTTTATCAAACTTCATCCAGGGGTAGTCACTCTAGTTGATGAGAATTCTGGGGGCAAGCCCCCATTAAGCGAAAGCATCAAAATGGAGCTGGAAAACGGCTTAATTGACATGAATCCCCTCATTATTGGCTATCCAGCCACCAATCCTGAGATAGAAGGCAGCTGGGCACATGGAAGTAGACATGAGCTACTTGAGCCCCTCTTTGTTGAGGCCCTCGCTAGAAAGTGCGCATAG
- the rpmI gene encoding 50S ribosomal protein L35 has translation MPKMKSKSSAKKRFTVRAGGTIKRGQAFKRHILTKKTTKNKRHLRGSTEVAKADVKSIRSMLPYA, from the coding sequence ATGCCCAAGATGAAGAGCAAGAGTAGCGCTAAAAAGCGCTTCACGGTTCGCGCAGGCGGAACGATCAAACGAGGTCAGGCTTTCAAACGCCACATCCTCACCAAGAAGACCACTAAGAATAAGCGTCACCTCCGTGGTTCCACAGAAGTTGCGAAAGCTGACGTTAAGTCAATTCGCTCTATGCTTCCATACGCTTAA